GTTGTGATCCGCCGAGGATCGTTTTCAATCGCTCGCGAGTTTGCGAAGGAAGTTTCCTCTCATTCTCTGTTTCTCGGTTGTTTTCCGGTTATAAGTTGTGAAATTACCAGCAAAAATGGCAGACAGATTTGTTACGTTTGACATTacagaagtggaagaatttaTTGACAACGAAGAGAACAGTAACACGcgaagaaagacgaaaaataaCATGGTTCTACTGGGTTCTttcatggcaaaggaaaaggagaaTAGACAATTTGAAGAGATACTTCCACAAGAACTCGACAATTATTTGAGCAGAATCCTACTCTCTGTGAGAAAGAAGAACGGAGATGAGTACGAGCCTCCAACTCTCGATTGAGCGTTATCTCAAAAAATGCCGCTACAGTATGGTTTAcggaatggctgattcttgtttatataataaacagaataatacatggatctatgtgaacactcgaagatacgTAAATTCCACATCTCCGCGCGTCCatctattattctctatttacagGAGAATCCGGAAGGGTCAGTTAGAATATCAAAGGGCACACACCATTCCATTTAGAActtttcagaaattatgatgCATTGGCACAATCAATGTCTTAACTCTGTCCTTTTTGGGCTTTCCTGTTGATACCAGTGGATTGTTTACGTTAAACAGCTTTTATTGGGGCAAGCTGCATCATTtaatacttacacctacaattttcacctggattgttcatgcaaatggtaagcacccaaggaaacaatgcaatgcactatctaataacaaatatgtccaaaactgataacatctcctgcattatttgttttagttttctccatagtaggtttttaaatacaaatcctAATACAACAGAGGTTGCCCTATTGCTCCCTAATCAccattgtcaaatttgaaaaccagatgATAAGCAAGTTATAATGTTTAGTAATTCTGGTTGGGGCAGATGGCTCTTACTCAGTCAATGTACACATCGTGTGTTGGCTGTGTGTTTTGGGGATACGATAAAAAGTGCTTTTTGTAATTGATGCACGCTGAATGGTTGTTCtaattaattagtatcacccaactagtggactaatgcaaatcctgcattttgattgccaatgctaataaagaactattattaatagtactcaagtagcgaaaagcgtgACGCTTTCGTTCGCTCTATTGccaagtaaatatttctttaacttgcatttgctaaatttattattgccttttctgtgtgactacttgggtgatactaaagCAGTTAGACCCATCATCCTCAAGGACCACaaggtcaatagcccattccgcTTTGCTTCAAAGGCTATTAGCCCATAGCCCACAAGGCCTATgggtgtaattgttaattaatacagCAATTTGAGAACTAATTTACAGCAAGAATCCCCTATGTGTGTCCACTTATTATAGTTTACCATTGTATGCAATCCAGTCAACGGCAGGTATGttttgcaggttgaaatttaattttaactggaaaaccgctggcacttaaaagaaaggtaaagtgaTAGAGTTACCATGACTGTTACATGACCCCATTTACAAAAGACGGAAATTATATACTTGCTGAGGGTGAAGTTGcatgtgtttttagcatgtaaaagacaccaagtaccttatgtaaaacccctgatgagtatatgggttattctctattttaagtgccagctgtttttcaattataataaatttcaacctgcaacttgCAAAACATACTAATGCCATCCAGTCAAAGATGGAAATGGCTATTTGTGAATTGTGACAGAAGTGAaacgacaaatttgcacattgtatggattttatttctgttgataGTTAATGATAGTTCcagatattattaatattaaatgtatTAGCATTTAATAAAATCTTATTCACAGGGTGCCCATGCTGAGTTTTACTCCActgaaacctgttttcattgtcaatttggCTCAGGTATACAATCTATTGTTCTTTAAGCCAGCATAGATGTTGCATAAATAAAGAGTAAACATTGAAGCAATgtgtggctggccaccatgtatggaactgatttacatacatttggcgatttgacaacaattcgccaaaatcgccatattcgccgaaatcgccatattcgccagtttcgccataatggttggccaccatgtatggaactgatttacataaatttggtgatttgacaagaattcaccaaaatcgccatattcgccaaaatcgccatattcgccagattcgccaacatggctggccaccatgtatggaactgatttacatacatttggcgatttgacaacaattcgccaaaatcgccatattcgccgaaatcgccatattcgccagtttcgccataatggttggccaccatgtatggaactgatttacataaatttggtgatttgacaagaattcgccaaaatcgccaaaatcgccagattcgccaacatgtgtggccaccatgtatgaaactgatttacataaatttggtgatttgacaagaattcgccaaaatcgccatattcgccagattcgccaacatggctggccaccatgtatgaaactgatttacataaatttggtgatttgacaagaattcgcctaaatcgccatattcgccagattcgccaacatggctggccaccatgtatggaactgatttacataaatttggtgatttgacaagaattcgccaaaatcgccatattcgccgaaatcgccatattcgccagtttcgccaacatggctgggcaccatgaatggaactgatttacataaatttggtgatttgacaagaattcgccaaaatcgccatattcgccaacatggctgggcaccatgtatggaactgatttacatttgCCACAAtcaccatatttgccaaaattgtaaaaatcgtcaaattgtcgacgatattttgttattttgccaattttgttattgtgtgcatttctggacataagtggagaTCAAGCGTCTGCCGGCAAAAGAGCGATGCCAAAAACAAGGAGCTCTAGAATGTTAACATTAAAATGATTCAGTTTCCTGTTAAGAAGAGATAACCTGCAAAGAACTGCGACGTGACTTCGTCGTCGGCCATCTCTGTGATATGCAAATAGTGCATAAATGTGCATTTAAATTATTAGATCTGCTTGCGCGCGATCACGCGCGAGCATTTCGGCAGAATAGCCACTCGTAAAACTTCGACCTGCTTATTCTTTGATCTTTGaggctggtcttttcatatgtagtaaagagaataaaaattaaaacaaaagagttTCTTGCCTCGAGACACCTTCGTTATACGTTTTGAAtaatacaaagagaattattttcacccgaaatgcgccctaAACGTTTCGggattttcgagaaacgggcccctggcctcAGTTATTCAAACGATGGATATCTAataaatagtgatttatccgctgaATATTGAATGATATAGCCCTTGAACAACTAAGGCCAGAAGCACAATTGACATTCCTGAATGAGGTTTCCTTGTTGTTGCCATGAAGTGGTAACGTAAATACGACTAAGAATTATATCCATTTTGACCACACAGTTATGAACCTGAAATCAAGAACTACAATATTTCTGGCTAACTTCATAGAGCCGCGAAAAAATACCCCACGTACTATTGAAGATACTTCTGGTGTATTGCTACGTTGGTTCTTCTCAACTACAATATCTATGGCTCATTTCATAAAGTCGTGGGAAAATACCCCACATGCTATTGAGGAGAGTCTAACTTAATGATATGACAGAGAAAGCGAGtcaaaaaaattacttttggTGTATGTACTACGTTGGTTTCTCCTCTGCTCTTTTCTGAAAGGTACGTTACCTAGAAATCGGCGTTTTCCGACTCACCGTAAACCCAATATTTTATTTCGTTTAATGTGATTCGTTTTACATGTAGTACCCACAGTTAGAAGGGCGCTGATGTGGTTAAACGCAATGAGACCACGTagagtgatgatgataattatgataatatttaCGAATGAcgaagatgataatgatgatgatgaatgaCAGCAATCAATAAGTAGTCAATGGCTGCTGTAAATTATAATAAACCCATGATGATTAATGGAGGGTTGTCAAATACTGTCACATgatgagattcatgattctttgtgatagacatcacaaagtgtcccctaaccctaatccttaacaaaatagtaatggttttgcaatgcatgaagaacgggacactttgtgatgtctattgtgaagtaccgtgaatctcattatgtcacagtattggacatgtatggatTAATGACGGCGAGGATGATAATCGTGAAGATGGCATCGGTGCTGTTGATGACAATTGATCTTTATGATGACCACGGTAAAAATACTAATGATAATGAACAAGGGTAAGGCTTATTATGAGAATGATTATAATTATGAACATGATGTTGTAGATAAGTGATCAGTTATAATTATAATGACGATGATAAATATAAATTAGAAGATGACCGTAACATCAGTAATCATAACTACATCAAAATtttcgaatctgattggtcatcagcaggcctgatttgagtcgtaattgtacagttgtacgcgtcatgcctgagtaattggacagtgcGCGTCATCAAGCttgcgctagttgcacttgaatgagttctttttcagcatctagcttagaacctgtcaaatagtttataccactgttaTATTCTTcacgaattttgttatagttacgattaattagtaactGGACCTCGTGtggtacaattcagggagtaatcgtgctcgtaatttgaaattactcgccggAATattccctgaattgtactccactcgatccaattactattacttatcaGAAAAACGAACAACAgttcaaaattgaaaacaagacAAAGACTACGATAATAACAAATGTTCacgacaaaaacaataatcatgCAATtgaatcccatctggggctcgggtTTTTCCGAACTTCCAGTGGATACTATTCACTTTCAGTTAACGAtaatgatgacgtcaaaaaCAGTTCATAAAACTGACAACAATGACGACAACAGCCAAAATAAGGATGATATGATAATGAAGGCGACAAAGATATATAAGTAtaaccattattattatcatcattatttagTTTACATACATATATCTGTCATTCACAGGCCTTGGACGGTCCGTATTTAGTGAAAACCTGTGCCGTCGGTCTCAAGGATGGCCTTTCACTGGGACCTCAAGCCGTACTCGAGACCGCGAGTTTCGAGCAGAGTTCTTTTCCATACAGAACTATCGGCAAGTGAATAACACATTTGCACGGAGTCTTCCATTGAGAATCCTGAATTAGTTTTCCTGCCTTACTACGGTTGAAAAAAGTTAACCTTAAATACTTCCACTTCATCTATAAATAAAGGTTTTTCGCCGATAAAAAGTGAATTCCTGCTGACATTCGGAGGACACGCATATCCATAACCAAGAGAAAGGAAACTTAAACCCTTGTTGGAGTTATTCCACAACTGAACGTCGAAGTAGGAAGTTGTACCAAACGCTGGTCCCAAGAATTTTTGACAACGTATACCACCACTCGCTCCTGGCTTGAGATTGATCTTCTCCGAGAAGTTCCCACCATAATTAAgcagaaaaagaaatgaatcatTATCTGCTTTGAACTCCTGATTTTCAGCTAAATGGTGAAATAAAACACAACACGAAGTCAGTTCAACTAAAAAATATCGATCACACTAAAAaataatcaacaacaacaaaaaacgacGAACGACATACGCAAGGGAATAGTTTTTTCCTCCGCTTGTGTGTCGCGCATTGAGCTAATCACAACAAAAGTATTTTGACATTCAGAGAAtccaataataatgacaaattgCAAAAATTCTTCTCTGTAATCTCTTACAATAATTATGTGGTTTCAAAGGGAATTTCCCAACAAAGGTGACCTCAGCCTATCAGGACGGGCCAGTGACCTAGAATGACCTCGGTGTCTTCATAATTAACTATAGTAAACATAGCTTGCGATGCTATATATTCTTCCATTCACTGCTTTAAACATTTTGGTACATCTTAGCTAGCAGACATACGTATTTTCTTATATGTAACTTTAGTTGGTAAAGTTTGTTACTTCAAACAAAAACCAACTCACGTGATGTCCACGGTCTTGTGGTAAAGCCACCAAAGATGCACGCGTCACTCCTCACAACGACTAGAGTTGGACCTTTGTTATTACAGTAGCGATGGAAACTTTCTGGAGAGTGCCCATTAGAGGAGGCTCGAAACAAGAGAGAAAAGGTCGAACCAGACGGTAACCAGGAAATCACCATTGACttatcattttcatttgttaatATTACGGATTCCAAAGAGGGCGGAGTCAGAGAGGCTATCATCCCTTGCAGTTGGTAAAACCTGGCCTCTGCAAGGAGCTCTTGTCGAAACATTTTGTCGTCTGGGCAAAACAGCTCATCATTGCGAAGATAATTGAGGACGTACCTTAAgaaatattgatgcaaaatCGTTAAACATGGTATCTAATATTTCTGAAATGTTCGAACATTCCTTAGGTACAGATATCTTTGAAACCAGACGGTGGTCATTGGATCAGGTCTGTTTTTCAATGGAATTGAAACTGCAATGGAGACTACCAGTCATAAGCGCGAGCAAGCTCAACTGAGATATACATTGGAAGGGAATTTATCGGATAGAAATTAGGCTGGCAGTCTCCATAGTTTATTATCTATGTGTAGATGTTAGGAGTTCGCCATTACAACCCGCAAAAATCTTCGCAATTTAATAATGAGGAATCACAACCTCGCAGTCTTAAAACAGGTAAGGATGTCCCAAGAATAATATAAGATGCTAGGAAGAAAGGGACAGAATACCATCAAAGTAAGAAATGGCAATATAGCATTTGCAGAATTTGTTCTCACCCtttaaaaacaacttttcatataAATATTTTTCCATATTAACTACTTTCTTAACCATGCGTGACtgcatgtttaatttttgaaTTCATATTTTACGAAAATCAAGTGAATTAGTGACAAATGCACAAACCTGAAGAGATTAACAAAACAGATAGCGAAAAGGATCCGTGAAGTAAAACTTGAAGCCCAAAAGAATACTTATCTCTAATTATTTTTCCATGAAGATCACAATATCGGTCAGCTTTCCGTCACCAGCCTTTATTTTCGAAATTAGTCTTCCGATTCGTGATAACAGTGTTTCATTGAGCTAACTTTTGACTGATCAGAGCACTCTCGCTGCAAACGTTCTTTACCAAAATTCCTCAGAGAACTATGTATTCAATAAAAGAAGTAAATTGTTTGATTAGGAAAAGAGTAGCTACTTTTGAGTTCCTCGCGAAATCTTCCCTTAGTAATGAGAGATCGCGTGACCTGAGTTACGACAGCGTGACTTACAGCTTCGAACATCGTGAATTCAAGACTTGGGATTCTCAGTCTTGAACTCAGGATTTTAAAAGGTTAACTCCAACTCCATGTCATGATGCTATAAATTACATATTTCGCCCACAAGAGATATCTCCATCTATCAAAAGACAATCTATAAATCTTACCGGAAAAGTTTTCCATCGCGATCTATAAAATACGCTCCATCTTCTTCGTCTTGCTTTAATTCATGTCGACCGGAAAACATGGCACTTAGCATAGAATTCGGGTCCTTGAGCAAAGTTGAGAGCGTTGTTTTGTAGATCTTGCCACCAACGTTCAGCTTGACCGAACAGCCAAAGTGAACCTCCTTCAATGTCTTCGTAATTTCTTCAAAAGCTGCCCTTTCTTGTCTAACCCTCTCGAGGTCTTCCTTGAGCAATTCGTGGGCTTCCAGAGTCAGTTTCTGCGCATCGGACAGTTTGGAATTCGCTACATCAAACAAGCTCAAATCTTCAGCCATATTTAACTCACCATTCCCGCACTGgatcggcattaggtaacatagggtgaagcggtccggactgatcggaattttccgatcgtccttgtgacgtcatcgtccgactgataacgaaaacaacaaatgtatggcgctgaagtgctttattatcctctgcattaggtgataaatttgccggctgccaactctgctgggacaactattcctcactttgcacactgaacgactgacaaagcagttttttcgaggaatggatgaatgtttacatgcctttaccgttttatctttgcctaccgcttcactcgatgttacttttttgtactgttgcagaggacactacataacatTGAGTGAGGCTTGACTCgaaagcagttctttcgatgaacacatgaatatatgctgatatatgaattttcaacacctgttgaaactgttttaaatcttaCATCTTTCACGAAAATGTGAGCCTACTTCACTCGATGTTCCTTCTTTTTGTACTGTTTTTGCACTACATAATAGGATGGGGGTGATGTGTAGTGGCATTTGCAGAAATGAGTTATACACAACAAGTGATTTTTCGTTGCAATAAAGTGAGatataatgtcaaacacaatgcCAGCGTCCTTTTTTGCGgtcatctttctttgaccaaTATTTCGAAAGTGCAGCAATTATCATCCCTTCCCCTACTTGGGC
This window of the Acropora muricata isolate sample 2 chromosome 14, ASM3666990v1, whole genome shotgun sequence genome carries:
- the LOC136897830 gene encoding uncharacterized protein encodes the protein MPIQCGNGELNMAEDLSLFDVANSKLSDAQKLTLEAHELLKEDLERVRQERAAFEEITKTLKEVHFGCSVKLNVGGKIYKTTLSTLLKDPNSMLSAMFSGRHELKQDEEDGAYFIDRDGKLFRYVLNYLRNDELFCPDDKMFRQELLAEARFYQLQGMIASLTPPSLESVILTNENDKSMVISWLPSGSTFSLLFRASSNGHSPESFHRYCNNKGPTLVVVRSDACIFGGFTTRPWTSPENQEFKADNDSFLFLLNYGGNFSEKINLKPGASGGIRCQKFLGPAFGTTSYFDVQLWNNSNKGLSFLSLGYGYACPPNVSRNSLFIGEKPLFIDEVEVFKVNFFQPMAEHLLGRSVKLNVGGKIYKTRLSTLLKDPNSWLNAMFSGRPQLRQDEEDEAYFIDRDGELFRYVLNYLRNDELFCPDDKLFRKELLAEARFYRLEGMIVCLNRLSLESVILKRNDEHLSAVISWLPSGSSFSLLFRASADGNSSESFHSYCDNKGPTLVVAKSETCIMGGFTSQSWTSPECEQFKADRGAFLFTLVDPDGNGPQKIGRSPRMNGGIQCSRYWGPSFGLYYRVDHHVRCDSPYALRFWGAGNQFIGGFDIGGGFECPPNIDRWRSPCFGGNQFYFNELEVFQVNY